In Desulfatiglans anilini DSM 4660, the genomic stretch CACTATGATCAACCAATTCGGGGATATGAACTCCGAGACGGAAAATCTCTACATCCTCAAGACCCTGATCGAGCGGCACGGGGAGGAGACGGCGTGGAAAATATTCGATCAACTGATCCCGCGCTCTGCTGTTGACGGGGCGCCCACGACCAGTACGGCCGGGAAGGCTTACCCGGTCCCGGCGGGCGGTCCAGGAGCAAGCCGGCCCCGGACCAGGGCGGCGGGTTCCATCGCCCAGGCGCCCAAACCCACCCTGCGCCTCGGCAATCCGGGTTCTTTCAGCAGTGCGGTTCTCATCGGACGGGGTAAGGCCGCCGGAGCCGCGGCCATTCTGGTGGGCGGACCACAGTTCGGTTTTTTCAGCCCCAGCTATTCCTATTCAGTCGGGCTGCACGGCGGTGGCTTTGATGTCGTAGGCAATGCGCCTTTGGGGTACCCCGCCGTTTTGTTCGGACACAATGGGCATATCGCCTGGGGTTCGACTTACGGCGCCGGCGATCAAGTCGACCTTTACGCCGAAATCCTCGAACCCGATCGCCCTGATAGATATTTGTTCAAGGGCACCTACCGCTCGATGGAAAAGCGAACCGAGGTGATCAGGGTCAAAGGCGGCCAAGACATAGCGCATACGGTCTTCAGAACCGTCCACGGCCCGGTCATCTTGTTCTTTCCCGAACAGGGCCTCGCCTATTCAAAAAAACGCACCTGGGAAGGACGCGAACTGGATCAACTCTTCGGTTGCATCGAGTCCACCAAGGCCCGGAATTTCCCCACCTGGCTGCAGGGGATTCACCGCGTTTCCGAGAGCCTCAATTTTTTCTACGCCGACCGGCACGGCAATATCGGCCATTTTTTCGCCGGCAGATATCCCAGGCGCCGGCCGGGACATGACGGGCGCCTGCCGGCCTTCGGAACGGGCCAAATGGAGTGGCTCGGGCTCGAGTGCATTTCGGGAAACCCCTCGGCCTATAACCCTTCCCAGGGTTTTATCGCCAACTGGAACAACAGCCCGGCTCCGGGCTACCCCGGCCCGGACATCTGGTGGTACATGTGGGGCAAGGCGGACAGGGTGGCGGTGTTGCTGGAAGCGCTCGAGGGCCGGGCGCGCTTCACCCCCGAGGAGGTCTGGAATCTGGTCGGGGTCTCATCCCATGCCGACATCAACGCCCGGTTTTTCGTTCCCTATATCCTGCGGGCTTATGAAGACGCCCCCGGAGAAGACCTGGCAGCGATCCTGGAGGCCTTCGCCGCGTGGGACTACCAGTCCCGGGACGAGGACCGGGACGGGCGCTACGACGAGTTGGCCACAGCCGTCAGCCTGACTTTCTTGCCGATTTTCCTCGAAGCCGCCTTGGCTGACGATCTGGGGGAACTGTTCGACTGGTTCGGAGAGCCTGGGTACGTAAACCTCGGCGCCGGCACGAAGGCGCTGTATGAAGCCCTAGCGGAGCCGGAGGCCCAGGCTTTCGACTTTTTCAACGGCGTCGACCCGCTGATCGTGATCAGGACCTCCCTGGTGAAGGCGACGGACCAACTGCGCTCGGCCTTTGGTTCGGATCCCGACGGGTGGCGCCTGCCGGTGGACACCATGGAGTTCAGCGCCATAAGCTTTTTTGGAATGCCGCAGGCCGGCCCGGACGAATCATTTGTTCTGAGCCCCGCTATGAATCGCGGTACCATCAACTACATGGTGGCATTGCGCCCCACCGGGATTGTCGGTCACGAAGTGACCCCTCCGGGGCAAAGCGCCTTCATTGCCCCTGACGGGGCCAGATCGCCCCATTACATGGATCAACTGCAGATGTACGCCGATTTCGGTAAAAAAAGGATTTGGCGCAAAACCGTGGAGGTTTTTCGCAACCTAGAATCAGTGTCCGTCTTGAGGTACCGCCGTCCCGCAGCCTTTCTCCGGCAC encodes the following:
- a CDS encoding penicillin acylase family protein produces the protein MRIVPLFFLTLWFSACMSLAAPADAYDHRGQAAVVRDSFGVAHIYADEVYGLFYGYGYAIAQDRLFQLEMLKRGTQGRVAEVLGPEHIELDKSVRTHFNPASIKKQIIRLGRGHKDILTGYADGINAWIREIERDLDRLLPRQFLDFDFRPEPWTAYDVAMIYVGTMINQFGDMNSETENLYILKTLIERHGEETAWKIFDQLIPRSAVDGAPTTSTAGKAYPVPAGGPGASRPRTRAAGSIAQAPKPTLRLGNPGSFSSAVLIGRGKAAGAAAILVGGPQFGFFSPSYSYSVGLHGGGFDVVGNAPLGYPAVLFGHNGHIAWGSTYGAGDQVDLYAEILEPDRPDRYLFKGTYRSMEKRTEVIRVKGGQDIAHTVFRTVHGPVILFFPEQGLAYSKKRTWEGRELDQLFGCIESTKARNFPTWLQGIHRVSESLNFFYADRHGNIGHFFAGRYPRRRPGHDGRLPAFGTGQMEWLGLECISGNPSAYNPSQGFIANWNNSPAPGYPGPDIWWYMWGKADRVAVLLEALEGRARFTPEEVWNLVGVSSHADINARFFVPYILRAYEDAPGEDLAAILEAFAAWDYQSRDEDRDGRYDELATAVSLTFLPIFLEAALADDLGELFDWFGEPGYVNLGAGTKALYEALAEPEAQAFDFFNGVDPLIVIRTSLVKATDQLRSAFGSDPDGWRLPVDTMEFSAISFFGMPQAGPDESFVLSPAMNRGTINYMVALRPTGIVGHEVTPPGQSAFIAPDGARSPHYMDQLQMYADFGKKRIWRKTVEVFRNLESVSVLRYRRPAAFLRHPG